One window of the Candidatus Zixiibacteriota bacterium genome contains the following:
- a CDS encoding hypothetical protein (Evidence 5 : Unknown function) has translation MQPFSKRNLIYLSLGAIVIFVAVFAGVRAGLAVKHDENPIPVPESFSNQTSLKIGDYLPTLPIKGPKDDSSSLLSALRRHKTLLAIVLPGCGPCRNLLDEWSEPSFAESAAWHPVILAVGSPEQAAEELPDNLKNHYQIFYCDENDLNRLYRVAVYPTVLGIDQDGRIKFVISGYVGRIDRRFFDKYL, from the coding sequence ATGCAGCCATTCTCTAAGCGGAATTTGATTTATCTTTCTTTGGGAGCGATTGTAATTTTTGTTGCCGTCTTTGCCGGAGTAAGAGCGGGATTGGCCGTCAAACATGACGAAAATCCAATCCCGGTCCCGGAGTCTTTCTCCAATCAGACCTCGTTGAAAATCGGGGACTATCTCCCGACCCTTCCTATCAAAGGACCAAAGGATGATTCGAGTTCATTATTGTCCGCCCTCCGGCGCCACAAGACTCTCCTGGCGATTGTCCTCCCGGGATGCGGCCCGTGCCGCAATCTTCTCGACGAATGGTCGGAGCCGTCCTTCGCGGAAAGCGCCGCCTGGCATCCTGTTATTTTGGCCGTCGGCTCTCCGGAACAGGCCGCCGAGGAACTCCCCGACAATCTTAAGAATCATTATCAGATTTTTTATTGCGATGAGAACGACCTGAACCGTTTGTACCGTGTCGCCGTTTACCCCACCGTGCTCGGGATCGATCAGGACGGCCGGATCAAATTCGTAATCAGCGGCTATGTCGGCCGTATCGATCGACGCTTTTTCGATAAATATCTATAA
- a CDS encoding conserved exported hypothetical protein (Evidence 4 : Unknown function but conserved in other organisms), whose translation MSKATIISVAAATMIVGLSALGHSGKAMAATPLTTVRVASGLSRPLFIGAAPGDNQRLFIVEQYSGKIKILANGSVQAAPFIDIHSLITTAGNEQGLLGLAFHPDYANNGFFFVDYTDTSGATVIERFHVSPNPDSADPASGQIILRIAQPYSNHNGGMIAFGPNDGYLYVGMGDGGLGGDPENRAQNPDSLLGKILRIDIDGGSPYAIPTSNPYYGKNSPRPEIWAMGVRNPWRYSFDKSTADLYIADVGQNSWEEIDFQPANDTGGENYGWRLMEGNHCYNPPTNCDPGGNLVLPIYEYGHSSGKCSITGGYVYRGCAIPDLQGTYFFGDYCSGQIWSFRYSGGIMSEFMERTVELAPGGGQSINMITSFGQDNAGEIYIVDQGGEIFKIVPDGVASGCSFNCGDIDANGTINLLDISFLINFLYRNGPAPMNLNDADVNHSGSINILDVAYLINFLYKSGSNPVCA comes from the coding sequence ATGTCAAAAGCGACAATAATATCCGTTGCGGCCGCGACCATGATCGTCGGCCTATCCGCTCTGGGACATAGTGGTAAGGCGATGGCCGCGACTCCGCTCACGACGGTGCGGGTGGCTTCGGGGCTTTCCCGGCCCCTTTTCATCGGCGCGGCACCGGGGGATAACCAGCGTCTATTCATCGTTGAGCAGTACAGCGGAAAAATCAAAATTCTGGCCAATGGTTCTGTGCAGGCCGCGCCATTTATAGATATTCATTCCCTTATCACCACCGCCGGCAATGAACAGGGTCTGCTGGGACTGGCTTTTCATCCCGATTACGCCAATAATGGTTTCTTTTTCGTCGATTACACCGACACCTCCGGCGCAACCGTGATTGAAAGATTTCATGTTTCCCCCAATCCCGACAGCGCCGATCCGGCATCGGGTCAAATAATACTTCGGATTGCTCAGCCTTATTCCAATCATAATGGAGGGATGATTGCCTTCGGTCCGAATGACGGCTATCTGTATGTCGGGATGGGCGACGGCGGCCTCGGTGGCGACCCTGAAAACCGGGCCCAAAATCCCGATTCTCTCCTGGGGAAAATTCTGCGAATTGACATCGACGGCGGATCCCCGTATGCCATTCCGACATCGAACCCTTACTATGGAAAGAACTCTCCCCGTCCCGAAATCTGGGCAATGGGGGTTCGGAATCCCTGGCGCTATAGTTTCGACAAAAGCACGGCCGATCTCTATATCGCCGATGTGGGTCAAAACTCCTGGGAGGAAATCGACTTTCAGCCGGCCAACGATACCGGCGGCGAAAATTACGGGTGGCGGCTGATGGAAGGAAATCATTGCTACAATCCGCCGACCAATTGCGACCCGGGCGGCAACCTGGTCCTGCCGATTTATGAATACGGTCATTCTTCGGGCAAATGTTCCATTACCGGCGGCTATGTTTATCGGGGATGCGCCATACCGGACTTGCAGGGGACCTATTTCTTCGGAGATTATTGCTCGGGACAAATCTGGTCGTTTCGATATTCCGGCGGGATCATGTCCGAATTTATGGAGCGGACCGTGGAGCTCGCCCCCGGTGGAGGGCAGAGCATCAATATGATCACTTCTTTCGGTCAAGACAACGCCGGGGAAATTTATATTGTCGATCAGGGGGGTGAAATCTTCAAAATCGTTCCTGACGGCGTCGCTTCCGGCTGTTCTTTCAATTGCGGCGATATCGATGCCAATGGAACGATAAATCTGCTTGATATCTCTTTTTTGATAAACTTCTTGTACCGAAACGGCCCGGCTCCCATGAATTTGAATGACGCCGATGTCAATCATTCCGGCTCCATTAATATTCTGGACGTGGCCTACCTGATAAACTTCCTTTATAAAAGCGGTTCCAACCCGGTCTGCGCCTGA
- a CDS encoding hypothetical protein (Evidence 5 : Unknown function), whose protein sequence is MSEARWIKVAPVAEMTPGKRKQIKILTKAVVVFNIDGQLRAFDGLCRHMKAPLIQGSLKDNILTCYWHGWRFNIDSGECLTEKWAALRFLDIKIEEGWVMVDISPLYSNFNYDMTDEIGEPPNDG, encoded by the coding sequence ATGTCTGAGGCCCGGTGGATCAAAGTCGCTCCCGTCGCGGAAATGACTCCGGGCAAAAGAAAGCAAATCAAAATTCTTACCAAAGCGGTGGTGGTGTTCAATATCGATGGCCAACTGCGGGCTTTCGACGGCCTCTGCCGTCACATGAAGGCCCCTCTGATTCAGGGCTCCTTAAAGGATAATATCCTCACCTGTTACTGGCACGGCTGGCGGTTCAATATTGATTCGGGGGAATGCCTTACCGAAAAATGGGCCGCTTTGAGATTTCTCGATATTAAAATCGAAGAGGGCTGGGTGATGGTCGATATCTCGCCGCTTTACTCCAATTTCAATTACGATATGACCGACGAAATCGGGGAGCCCCCCAATGACGGATGA
- a CDS encoding Peptidyl-prolyl cis-trans isomerase, which translates to MKQFISLTVAFLFLAGVAFGQGDSTKAKTAPGQAKKVEKTMTKKYEKRKADNPEIAIETDFGTMKAELYHDVAPVTVDSLLSLMRKGFYNGLTFHRIIDNFMIQGGDPSGNGTGGPGFNLKAEFSNLKHLEGTLSMARAQDINSAGSQFFICLAPAPHLDGQYTIFGQLEDGYDVLHKIGKVKVRAGDNKPLQDVFIRKIVILKDWPPKKAAN; encoded by the coding sequence ATGAAACAGTTCATTTCCCTTACGGTGGCGTTTCTGTTTCTGGCCGGCGTAGCGTTCGGCCAGGGCGACAGCACCAAAGCTAAAACGGCTCCGGGGCAGGCCAAGAAGGTTGAGAAGACAATGACGAAAAAATATGAGAAAAGAAAAGCGGACAATCCAGAAATCGCCATCGAGACCGATTTCGGGACGATGAAAGCGGAATTATATCATGATGTCGCCCCGGTGACAGTGGATTCGCTTCTGTCCCTGATGAGGAAAGGTTTCTACAATGGGCTGACCTTTCACCGGATTATCGACAATTTTATGATTCAGGGCGGTGATCCCTCGGGCAACGGCACGGGCGGCCCCGGTTTCAATTTGAAGGCGGAATTCTCAAATTTGAAGCATCTGGAGGGCACGCTTTCCATGGCGCGGGCGCAGGATATCAATTCGGCCGGGTCGCAGTTTTTTATCTGTCTGGCTCCGGCTCCTCATCTTGACGGGCAGTACACTATTTTCGGTCAACTGGAAGACGGATATGATGTGCTTCATAAGATTGGTAAGGTGAAAGTCCGGGCGGGCGACAATAAACCGCTTCAGGATGTCTTCATCCGCAAAATCGTAATTCTCAAGGACTGGCCCCCCAAGAAAGCGGCCAATTGA
- the queG gene encoding Epoxyqueuosine reductase, with amino-acid sequence MTDDSQNCDAVLNYETIKNLAHELQCDSFGIARAEAVAAKDRFTTWLEKGYAGDMDYLSRNLELRLDPQRLLPGAQSIIVIGLNYYPQPEDEEKRCAPYRVARYAWGEDYHDVLRRKLKVLRNRLRGLAPALKGRICVDTAPFMDKYWAARAGLGWQGKHTNLVSRAFGSWLLLGSLIINAKVDRYDSPGADHCGQCHACLEACPTGALLAPYQLDATRCISFWTIESKGIEIPSTVASKLNDWIFGCDICIAACPFNKFQKVQHHPEFHRREEISELETGRAAKLTSEEFENKYHRSPVTRPGLRGIVRNYKAAGLKKKRVTARVTLYKNSE; translated from the coding sequence ATGACGGATGATTCGCAAAACTGTGATGCGGTTCTGAATTACGAAACCATCAAAAATCTGGCGCATGAATTACAGTGCGATTCATTCGGCATCGCCCGCGCCGAGGCCGTGGCCGCAAAAGACAGATTCACCACCTGGCTCGAAAAAGGGTACGCCGGCGATATGGATTATCTTTCCCGAAATCTCGAACTCCGTCTTGATCCCCAACGCCTTCTGCCCGGCGCTCAGTCCATCATTGTTATCGGACTCAATTATTACCCTCAACCGGAGGATGAAGAAAAGCGGTGTGCGCCGTACCGTGTGGCGCGCTACGCCTGGGGCGAGGATTATCATGACGTCCTTCGTCGCAAATTGAAAGTTCTTCGGAATCGCCTGCGCGGCCTGGCGCCGGCCCTAAAGGGCCGCATCTGTGTCGACACCGCTCCCTTTATGGATAAATACTGGGCCGCCCGGGCCGGTCTTGGCTGGCAGGGGAAGCATACCAATCTGGTTTCGCGTGCATTTGGTTCCTGGCTCCTGCTCGGCAGTCTGATTATAAATGCGAAAGTTGATCGTTATGATTCTCCCGGCGCCGATCATTGCGGCCAGTGCCACGCCTGCCTTGAGGCCTGCCCCACCGGAGCCCTGTTGGCGCCGTACCAACTGGATGCCACCCGTTGCATAAGTTTCTGGACGATTGAATCAAAAGGGATCGAGATACCGTCGACTGTTGCGTCAAAATTGAATGACTGGATTTTCGGGTGCGACATTTGCATTGCTGCCTGTCCCTTCAATAAATTTCAGAAGGTCCAGCATCACCCCGAATTTCATCGCCGCGAGGAAATTTCCGAACTCGAAACCGGTCGAGCCGCTAAATTGACATCAGAAGAATTTGAAAATAAATATCACCGTAGCCCGGTGACACGCCCCGGGTTGAGAGGAATCGTACGGAACTACAAGGCGGCCGGCCTCAAAAAAAAAAGGGTGACCGCCCGTGTCACCCTTTATAAAAATTCAGAATAG
- the dxr gene encoding 1-deoxy-D-xylulose 5-phosphate reductoisomerase (Evidence 2a : Function from experimental evidences in other organisms; PubMedId : 10631325, 10787409, 1447125, 7567469, 9707569; Product type e : enzyme) has product MKKRAVILGSTGSIGRAALDVAGKNNEHIEIIGLSAHANADLLLEQTKLFHPRYVALTDREAYARFKKNNNTSSRLLDFDDGISALTALPDADLVLNAIVGAAGLKASLQTLEAGKRLALANKESMVIGGHLINGLIKQGQGELIPVDSEHSAIWQALKSGNKPEIRKLILTGSGGPFRTWPREKLDNVTIEQALNHPTWKMGPKITIDSATMMNKGLEIIEASFLFDVTSDKIEVVIHPQSIIHSLLEFIDSSVIAQMSYPDMRLPIAYAMFYPERRFSDNGHFSLTEMGQLTFESPDFAKFPLLKAAYDVTNKGGTLPAVFNAANEVAVAAFLRELIKFGQIPDIVINTVGKHVKRDNPAYEDIVDADRWGRQIAHELAGLN; this is encoded by the coding sequence ATGAAGAAGCGGGCAGTAATTCTGGGTTCGACCGGCTCAATAGGCCGGGCGGCGCTCGATGTGGCGGGCAAAAATAACGAACATATTGAAATCATAGGTTTGTCGGCCCATGCGAACGCCGACTTGTTGCTGGAACAGACAAAATTATTTCATCCGCGCTATGTCGCTTTGACGGATCGGGAGGCGTACGCGCGCTTCAAAAAAAATAATAATACGTCGTCCCGACTTCTTGATTTCGATGACGGCATATCGGCCTTGACGGCTCTTCCTGACGCGGACCTTGTTTTAAATGCCATCGTTGGTGCGGCGGGACTAAAGGCCTCACTTCAAACGCTTGAAGCCGGGAAGAGACTCGCTCTGGCAAATAAAGAATCAATGGTTATCGGGGGGCATTTAATTAACGGGCTGATAAAACAGGGGCAAGGGGAATTGATCCCGGTCGATTCCGAGCACTCCGCTATCTGGCAGGCCCTGAAGTCGGGAAACAAGCCGGAAATCCGAAAACTGATTCTCACCGGTTCGGGCGGCCCGTTTCGGACTTGGCCCCGAGAGAAACTTGATAATGTCACTATAGAGCAGGCGCTCAATCACCCCACCTGGAAAATGGGGCCCAAAATCACTATTGATTCGGCTACAATGATGAACAAAGGGCTGGAGATAATTGAAGCGTCATTTCTGTTTGATGTTACTTCGGACAAAATAGAGGTTGTCATTCACCCCCAGTCGATAATTCATTCGCTGTTGGAATTCATTGATTCCTCGGTAATTGCCCAGATGTCTTATCCGGATATGCGCCTGCCGATCGCCTATGCCATGTTCTATCCGGAACGGCGTTTTTCGGATAATGGCCATTTTTCCCTGACCGAGATGGGGCAACTTACGTTTGAATCTCCGGATTTTGCCAAATTCCCGTTACTTAAAGCGGCATATGATGTTACGAATAAAGGTGGGACTCTTCCAGCGGTCTTTAACGCCGCCAACGAGGTGGCCGTGGCGGCCTTTCTCAGAGAGTTAATCAAATTCGGGCAGATACCCGATATAGTAATAAATACGGTGGGGAAGCATGTCAAAAGGGACAATCCAGCGTATGAAGATATAGTGGACGCCGACCGTTGGGGTCGTCAGATTGCTCATGAATTGGCAGGGTTGAATTGA
- a CDS encoding hypothetical protein (Evidence 5 : Unknown function), with protein MKKSFLKSRGIIFLTAGIFGIFLLAGLFLTGCSSDKSKSEKELPEETGTATEDMGNKTLLDTTTTKQETPTTTEKEVAQKPTETTKPKPKVTETTKPAQPEMVKTLVLPENSTMKISLLTQVSTDSNQVGDPVRAMIKGPAVQGQTLDLPEGTLLSGEIAEVNNGKVKDEKAFIKIKFTGLVLPGEKPLACEGYIVTNDGSGVIRPGDQGTSIARDAAIGAAAGGILGAVTGGKAKDAAKGAVAGAAAGGVLGAVLHKDQVTLKEGREFDVKIITPVYQEKIKKGI; from the coding sequence ATGAAGAAGTCATTTTTGAAATCCCGGGGCATCATTTTTCTTACAGCCGGCATTTTTGGAATATTCCTTTTGGCCGGATTATTTCTGACCGGTTGCAGTTCGGACAAATCCAAATCCGAAAAGGAATTACCGGAGGAAACCGGTACCGCCACGGAAGATATGGGAAATAAGACCCTGCTCGACACAACGACGACGAAACAGGAAACACCAACGACAACCGAAAAAGAAGTCGCGCAGAAGCCGACCGAAACCACCAAGCCGAAGCCAAAAGTCACCGAAACGACCAAACCGGCCCAGCCGGAAATGGTGAAGACCCTGGTCCTGCCTGAAAATTCCACCATGAAAATTTCGCTTTTGACCCAGGTATCGACCGATTCCAATCAGGTCGGTGATCCGGTTCGCGCCATGATTAAGGGCCCCGCCGTGCAGGGACAGACCCTGGATCTGCCGGAGGGAACACTTCTCAGCGGCGAAATAGCGGAAGTCAATAACGGTAAGGTTAAAGATGAAAAGGCGTTTATTAAGATTAAATTCACCGGTTTGGTTCTTCCCGGCGAAAAGCCGCTGGCGTGCGAAGGATATATTGTCACCAATGATGGTTCCGGCGTGATTCGTCCGGGCGACCAGGGGACATCGATTGCCCGTGACGCCGCTATCGGGGCCGCTGCCGGGGGTATTCTGGGCGCGGTCACAGGCGGCAAGGCCAAAGATGCGGCCAAGGGAGCGGTCGCGGGAGCCGCCGCCGGTGGCGTGCTCGGAGCCGTTCTGCACAAAGATCAGGTGACACTGAAAGAAGGACGGGAGTTCGATGTGAAAATTATCACGCCGGTGTATCAGGAAAAAATAAAGAAGGGGATTTAA
- a CDS encoding exported hypothetical protein (Evidence 5 : Unknown function) has protein sequence MKKAVVFLMLFLVVGMMAMGLTLLTPQKAHAIATYIYCSRDTGANCSNPAYPYYMYVVDRTGRHFVGCCNGLFD, from the coding sequence ATGAAGAAAGCCGTCGTCTTTCTCATGCTTTTCCTGGTTGTCGGCATGATGGCCATGGGCCTGACTCTGCTCACGCCCCAGAAGGCCCATGCTATCGCGACGTACATTTATTGTTCGCGCGACACCGGAGCCAACTGTAGTAATCCGGCCTATCCGTACTACATGTACGTTGTCGATCGCACCGGCCGTCATTTTGTCGGCTGCTGCAATGGTCTGTTTGATTAA
- a CDS encoding conserved hypothetical protein (Evidence 4 : Unknown function but conserved in other organisms) gives MKWVTRAHVHVDRVACPWLISRFIDAQAEFIFVAEELVLEEIRKEGAIPFDIEDAELGHQEGQCSFISILKKYRIKDPAVWALAEVVNAADTDKMNENPFASGLEAIARGFSLTHPNDFENLEKQFPVYDALYAYFRLNKG, from the coding sequence ATGAAATGGGTTACGCGGGCCCATGTCCATGTCGACCGGGTGGCCTGTCCCTGGCTGATCAGCCGTTTCATAGACGCCCAGGCGGAATTTATTTTTGTCGCCGAGGAACTGGTGCTGGAGGAAATCCGGAAGGAAGGGGCGATTCCATTCGATATTGAAGATGCCGAACTGGGCCATCAGGAGGGACAATGCAGTTTCATTTCCATTCTTAAAAAATACCGGATCAAGGATCCCGCGGTCTGGGCCCTGGCCGAAGTTGTCAACGCCGCCGATACCGACAAAATGAATGAAAATCCTTTCGCCTCGGGATTGGAAGCAATCGCCCGCGGATTTTCGCTAACCCATCCGAATGATTTCGAGAACCTGGAAAAACAATTCCCGGTGTATGATGCATTGTACGCCTATTTCCGATTGAATAAGGGTTAG
- a CDS encoding conserved membrane hypothetical protein (Evidence 4 : Unknown function but conserved in other organisms), which produces MIITILATIFVLGVLVFFHELGHFLVAKKSGIRVEKFSLGFPPTIISKKWGETVYAIGAIPLGGYVKMAGEQPEEETIGAPWEFMSQPIWKRFLVIFAGPFMNFVLAVVVLTGLYMVRGKEVEAVFVGEVAAESPAAKAGLQTGDQIISVDGYAVKDFQEMAQHIYKKVEQPVVIALERNGSVITDTIVTYKDHAVTAAGDTVAVGKIGIGNQPVFKRLGLFGAFTAGFRQSVFYVEMVFKFVGGLIMRTVPASEIGGPIMIGQIAGATARAGFDILLEFLALLSVNLAVLNILPIPLLDGGHLVFLVAEKFKGSPISTRTRIIVQQIGIAFLLLLVIFVTFNDIHRW; this is translated from the coding sequence ATGATAATTACGATTTTAGCCACGATTTTTGTCCTGGGGGTGCTGGTCTTTTTCCATGAATTGGGACATTTCCTTGTCGCCAAGAAGTCCGGCATCAGAGTCGAGAAATTTTCGCTCGGTTTCCCGCCGACGATTATTTCCAAGAAGTGGGGCGAAACGGTCTATGCTATCGGGGCGATTCCCTTGGGCGGCTATGTCAAGATGGCCGGGGAGCAGCCGGAAGAAGAGACCATCGGTGCCCCGTGGGAGTTCATGTCGCAGCCGATCTGGAAGCGGTTTCTGGTAATTTTTGCCGGGCCATTTATGAATTTCGTGTTGGCGGTAGTAGTTTTGACCGGACTCTATATGGTTCGCGGTAAAGAAGTTGAGGCGGTTTTTGTGGGTGAAGTGGCGGCGGAAAGCCCGGCCGCCAAAGCCGGTTTACAGACGGGCGACCAAATTATTTCGGTTGATGGGTATGCCGTCAAGGATTTCCAGGAAATGGCTCAGCATATTTACAAAAAAGTCGAGCAACCGGTGGTCATCGCGCTGGAAAGAAACGGCTCCGTGATAACCGATACTATTGTGACCTACAAGGATCACGCCGTGACCGCCGCCGGTGACACGGTCGCGGTCGGAAAGATCGGTATCGGCAACCAGCCGGTTTTCAAACGGCTGGGATTATTCGGGGCTTTCACGGCCGGATTCAGGCAATCGGTCTTTTACGTAGAAATGGTTTTCAAATTCGTGGGCGGACTGATTATGCGGACGGTTCCGGCCAGTGAAATCGGGGGGCCGATTATGATCGGGCAAATCGCCGGGGCCACGGCCCGGGCCGGGTTCGATATATTGCTGGAGTTTTTGGCTTTGCTGTCGGTCAATTTGGCGGTCCTGAATATTCTTCCGATTCCGCTTCTTGACGGCGGCCATTTAGTTTTTCTGGTGGCCGAAAAATTTAAGGGATCGCCGATTTCGACCCGAACCAGAATAATAGTCCAGCAAATCGGTATTGCTTTTCTTTTGCTTCTGGTTATTTTTGTAACATTCAACGACATTCATCGTTGGTAA
- a CDS encoding conserved hypothetical protein (Evidence 4 : Unknown function but conserved in other organisms), whose protein sequence is MASKAKVKAKKEGDVFDFIWENLKSLLIAIVLAVIIKTSIVEAYKIPSASMEDTLLIGDFLIANKFIYGAPLPLVDWRLPSIRTPKPGDVVIFKWPGDGVTNYIKRCVAVEGQKVEIINKVLYVDGKEFPLPPHAKFTDPDIQPRGPNNGNSRDNWGPYVVPKDYYFMMGDNRDNSYDSRFWGPVHKSLILGEAMFIHWSWEPDNNSPAVTAADPLSVPRLFLYNTVHFPERVRWNRLLTAIH, encoded by the coding sequence GTGGCGTCAAAAGCTAAAGTCAAAGCGAAAAAAGAGGGGGATGTTTTCGATTTTATCTGGGAAAATCTCAAATCCCTGCTGATCGCCATCGTCCTGGCGGTAATTATCAAAACCTCGATCGTGGAGGCCTATAAGATTCCCTCGGCCTCGATGGAGGACACCCTGCTGATCGGCGATTTTCTGATTGCCAACAAATTTATTTATGGGGCACCCCTGCCTCTCGTGGACTGGCGGCTTCCCTCGATCCGGACACCAAAGCCGGGCGATGTCGTGATATTCAAATGGCCGGGCGACGGTGTCACCAATTATATCAAACGGTGCGTGGCGGTCGAGGGTCAGAAAGTGGAGATAATAAACAAAGTCTTATATGTCGATGGGAAGGAATTCCCCCTTCCCCCGCACGCCAAATTTACCGATCCCGATATTCAGCCCCGCGGTCCCAACAACGGCAATAGCCGTGACAATTGGGGGCCCTATGTGGTGCCCAAAGATTATTATTTCATGATGGGGGATAATCGCGACAATTCTTATGATTCCCGATTTTGGGGGCCGGTCCACAAGAGTCTGATTCTGGGCGAGGCGATGTTTATTCACTGGTCCTGGGAACCGGACAACAATTCGCCGGCCGTGACGGCGGCCGATCCCTTATCGGTGCCGCGCCTCTTTTTGTATAATACTGTCCATTTCCCCGAACGGGTGCGCTGGAACCGTCTCCTGACGGCGATTCACTGA
- a CDS encoding putative 15-cis-phytoene synthase (Evidence 3 : Putative function from multiple computational evidences; Product type e : enzyme): MDKIKKNAEVAVIESYRQSEAIAARKHPHLYRVASLFPERDRYLAFCAAYASMRWIDDRVDDDISSLAELENWEKEIKSAFRGESGSNIYGPALAETFRRFELPLEPWEKLAGAMKFDLQHSGFESYDLFLDYAEGATVAPAAIFASLLLQRPEGDRFRLPLPYDEIRKAVRNAAIVCYEVHILRDAREDLAAGRNYFPRDELAAFQLADPNALLSDWKEYLSIYGARTRHRQKRALIDLEAIEVFMTSREKLMLHLLIEFYIYSLDKMNRLEFDIWSDRHALDRDEMTNIVTTLYKKYDSSPASPSFVLEGSEDV, encoded by the coding sequence ATGGATAAAATAAAAAAAAATGCGGAGGTCGCGGTGATAGAATCATACCGCCAATCCGAAGCCATCGCCGCTCGTAAGCATCCGCACCTGTATCGCGTGGCGTCATTGTTCCCGGAAAGAGATCGTTATCTGGCCTTCTGCGCCGCCTATGCTTCGATGCGCTGGATCGATGATAGAGTCGATGATGACATAAGTTCGCTTGCCGAATTGGAGAACTGGGAGAAAGAAATCAAGTCGGCCTTTCGGGGAGAATCCGGTTCCAATATATATGGACCGGCTTTGGCCGAAACTTTTCGCCGATTCGAACTGCCGCTGGAACCGTGGGAAAAATTAGCCGGGGCGATGAAATTCGACCTGCAGCATAGCGGATTTGAATCTTATGACCTCTTTCTCGATTATGCCGAAGGGGCCACGGTCGCTCCCGCCGCCATTTTTGCCTCGCTCCTCTTACAGAGGCCCGAAGGGGATCGTTTCCGCTTACCGCTTCCGTACGATGAAATCCGCAAAGCGGTCCGAAACGCCGCCATTGTCTGCTATGAAGTTCATATTTTGCGCGATGCGCGCGAGGACTTGGCGGCCGGACGGAATTATTTCCCGCGGGATGAACTGGCCGCCTTCCAGCTTGCCGACCCCAATGCTCTATTGTCGGATTGGAAAGAGTATCTCAGTATCTATGGTGCCCGTACCCGTCACCGGCAGAAAAGGGCTCTTATCGACCTGGAAGCCATAGAAGTTTTTATGACCTCCAGAGAGAAACTGATGTTGCATCTCCTGATCGAGTTTTATATCTATTCCCTTGATAAAATGAACCGTCTCGAATTCGACATTTGGAGCGATCGTCACGCCCTCGACCGGGATGAGATGACAAACATTGTCACGACCTTATATAAAAAATACGACTCTTCTCCGGCTTCGCCCTCCTTTGTCCTGGAAGGTTCTGAAGATGTCTGA